In Minwuia thermotolerans, the sequence CCTCTATGTCGCGCCCGACAGTGCCGGCAAGGCCTCCCGCTCCGAACGCGATGCCTTGCTTGCCGAGGCCGAGATCGTTCTGGGTGGCTGGCCTTTCCCGCTCGATCTGCGTGCCCGGGCACCACGGCTCCGTTGGTTCCACCAGCGCCCGGCTGGGGCAAGCAATCTGCGGCTGGGCGACCTCTGGGCCAGTGACGTCGTCGTAACCACTTCCCGCGGCCTGGCCAACGCGCTGCCGGCCGCGGAGTATGTCGTCGGCGGCATCCTGCACTTCGCGAAGGCGTTCGATCGGGCGGCGACGGACCAGGCCAACCGCCGCTTCGACCGTCACGCCTATCGACCATGGCTGCTGGCGGGCAAGACTGTCTGCATCGTCGGCACAGGCGGCATCGGCGCCGAGGCCGGTCGCCTGTGCGCCGCGCTTGGCATGCGCGTCGTGGGCACGCGGCACCGTCTGCCCGTAGACTCTCAGGACCGGCCCGAGGGCTTCGCCGAGATTGGCGGACCCGGTGACCTTCACAGGCTGCTGGCGCAAAGTGATGCCGTGGCGATCTGCTGCCAGTGGACGCCCGAGACCACGCGCCTTATAGATGCGGCGGCGCTCGCGGCGATGAAGCAAGGCGGCATCGTTGTCAATGTCGCCCGAGGCGAAATCGTCGACGAGGACGCGCTGGTTCAGGCGCTCGATGCCGGACAGCTCGGCGGAGCCGTGCTCGACGTCTATGTTGGAGAGTTCGAGCATCCGCCGCCCGAACGGCTCTCGGGCCATCCGCGCATCCTTCTGACACCGCATACCTCGACCGGCAGCGATGTGAACCGCCACCGGTCGATCGACATCTTCTGCGAGAACCTCCGTGCATGGCTCGCCGGGCGCCCGCTTGCGAACGTCGTCGACTGGGATCAGGGCTATTAATCTGGCATGGATCTTGGCGGTCAAGCCGACGCGGCCGTATCAACAACGGTCGGGAGAGAACCAGACCCTCAACAGCGTTACCTATAAACGCGCACTCGAAGGGGAGCAGATCATTTAATTTACTCGACCAGCAACCTTCGATCGAGAAGCATATTGCGAAACTCACAGCTCGTTTCGGCGGTGAGCAGGCAGCCGTGACAGGCAGCGCCGTTTAGCATCGATCCGTCGAGAGAGGGGTCGGGGTCGCTGTCGCCGCAGATAGGATCGTTGGAGCAGAGCTCCTGCAGCGCGATGGCCCTGTGTATCAGATGAGAGAGGTTGGGCGCCTGCGCGACCAGGCCGCCCAGTGAGCCCTGAGTACCTGCCCCGGCGGTGTAGATGAGAATGCCGCATCGGATCGC encodes:
- a CDS encoding D-2-hydroxyacid dehydrogenase, translating into MAGDMLEPDPVPNVLTLVPLSDADRRRIEAVDPSVHLVDAGGWFDGEYRETWPRYAVDLYVAPDSAGKASRSERDALLAEAEIVLGGWPFPLDLRARAPRLRWFHQRPAGASNLRLGDLWASDVVVTTSRGLANALPAAEYVVGGILHFAKAFDRAATDQANRRFDRHAYRPWLLAGKTVCIVGTGGIGAEAGRLCAALGMRVVGTRHRLPVDSQDRPEGFAEIGGPGDLHRLLAQSDAVAICCQWTPETTRLIDAAALAAMKQGGIVVNVARGEIVDEDALVQALDAGQLGGAVLDVYVGEFEHPPPERLSGHPRILLTPHTSTGSDVNRHRSIDIFCENLRAWLAGRPLANVVDWDQGY